Genomic segment of Chelonia mydas isolate rCheMyd1 chromosome 11, rCheMyd1.pri.v2, whole genome shotgun sequence:
TGCTTTCTCCAGTGCTTTCCAAGGCTGctccatttcctcctcttctcgtttattattattattgttcttgTTATTATGCTTGACGAGTATGTATCGGGTAACCCGATTTGCATAGATGCTGTATAACAAATGGTTTCCCACCACTGCCGCtgagtcctgatttttttttttttttttactttgccacGATACAATGTGCTTTGCAGCTAAGCTGATACCGCCACATCAGCCTTTTCCCCCCCATCTCAGATGTGTTTGCCAGTCACATTGCTAATCTATGtatgtacatttttttctttttggtgcaGAGATCCATCtggttttcttttataaaaaaaaaaaagaaagaaaaagggggagATTTATTGACTTAGAGTATGACATAAAGAGGCTTAAACTGTAGAAATATTTTTGCTTGCTGTGtgcagtattattatttatttatgcttCCGTGCATTCTGGTTTCGTTTCCGTAAGGCTATTGCTTCTTATGTCATATCCTCGCCATTCATTGCAATCAgctcccccccttcccttcccgccTTGAACGTCGCCAAAACTTtgagttttcatttattttaggcTTATTACAAGTTTATGGCCCAACCGGCTCAGGTACAATTCCCATTGATCCCAGTGGGATTTTTGCCTTTGTAATGAAGTGTGGAATTGGGCACTTAGGGTAAAACCCTAAAATGCTTTGGCAAAACTATCGATAGTTTTGATCAAACTGAAATCAatagttttgcttgagtaagaagTAAGTCTTCAGGTTTTGTCCTTTTGACAGTATTTCTCATCAGTTGTTTCAGAGGGAAACATAGActgcattaagaaaaggaggacttgtggcaccttagagactaacaaatttatttgagcataagctttcgtgagctacagctcacttcatcggatgcatcctgcaTTGCGTATGAGGTGGTGATGAGCCATATGCTTCCTAATTAAGAGATTTTGGGTGTTGGAGGCTTGTGTTTACAAAAAAGCCTGTCCCAGTAATTTTATTTGGCCCAGCTGAGCCAGGTGAAATTCCTTTGGTATTGTGTCTGCTAATATCGTGTAGTATGTGCATCAGCATTACCAGCAGAGGTACTGTGCTATAGGTGAAGAAAGTCTCAGTGAAACCACAGTGAAATCAGCTAATGGGCATTGCTTTTGCACATTATATGCGTGGCAAATAATCACCACCGTCACCAAAACAccacaaaaactttaaaaatagagaGGAGGAAGAAGTATGACAGTTGTGGATGTTTTTACTTGCTACCTACAATGTTTAGAAGGGTGGTTAATATTTTAAGCTAAGATAACCtacctaaatattttaaataatgatgAACACATTAAttcaaattgctttaaaaataataaagggccCAGACCTGTGTACCATAGTCACATGGTTTCATTGGCTTCAACTGGAGAACTTCTGTGAGTAAGGAGATCCAAATTTGTTTGCCCGAGATTTGTTGCAGCACGTTCTGGTAACATGCATAATTTTATAGACTAGACAATGTTATAACACATTCTGGCATAGATTTCATTATCCTTGTCTCATAACGCACTAGGGAAAGATCAATCTATTGACTACTAATAAATCATCCATaaatttttatatattaaaatgttaccAAAGAATATTAACTATGCTAAGAATATAGCAGTAACAGATGTCAGAgtaacattttgattaattttaaaataatccaggGCCTTATTTTTCAGTTATGCTGAACACCCAtggtttccactgacttcatttggagctgtgagtgctctgcATTTCTGAAAGCAAGGCCTTGCAACTTTGGAATACAAACAGATTCACATCCCGTGCATGTTGCATGAGGTCAGTTTCATGAGAAAAACCTGCTTTCTGCTTTGTTGCtaaaaagcaaatgtaaaagATCAGTGATATTAGTCAGTGAGCACCCTTGTTCTACACTTAGCCCATGTACTGTGCATTTTAATATTTCCCTTGATTAAGCTAGATACACAAAAACTCGTAATTTAAAAAGAGATGTAGTATTATATAAATGCATAGATTGTGTATTTCAAGCACATATACAAGGATACTGTTACTTGGCCAAATCTTGCAGACATTTACCAAAGCAAAATTTGTATTGACTTCAGagtctagcaaagcacttaaatattaattgggggATATTACGATTTTACTGTTACAAGTAATGAGTATGAAGAAATCACATGAAACAAAGGGGTATATTTCTCATTTCAGTGGAGACAGATTTATATGTGTAACTCATCATTAATGCACTTATAAAACCTTCTTCATCGAGAGGAGAGTGCAacactttaaaacaaatttcTAACTGAATAGCATTGCTGCATGTTTGcatattttcccctctcccttccattaaTCATACCAAGATATTGTTGTAAGCTAAATGACTGCCTATAagtgttttaaataatttgtcATAAAACCCAACCAAACTACTTCAGATTTACTTACAGCCTCGAAGATGGAAATCCGTGACCAGGAGGGCACAGGCCCTTTCACAGCTGAGCCATTAGACACAAAGGAACGTGAGTCAGAGAAAGACAGTAAGACTGGTGAGCAATCTAAACATGATGCCTTAGTTCCACAGCCAGCAAAAACTGAGACTCTAGATAAAAGGGAGGCACGgggcaaagaagaagagaaaatgcATACAACTGTGTCGGGACAGACTTTGGATGCAGATCtgcaaaagaaaggggaagtaaGTTTTGCAGACCCAGGTGCTGATTCAACTGCAGAGCCTCTTGTATCTCAAGGGCACAGGGACTTGTCAGCTGACCTGCCGAAGGAGAGTAAAACAGATGGAAGGAGTACAGATACCCAGATACCATCTAGCCAAGCTATACCCCTGAAATATAAAGATGACTTTACAGACAGCCAGAAGAGTAATCTTGCTCTTTTGGCTTCAGAATCTAGAATTGACGTGTCTGGTGCTGCCAAAAGTGAACCTCCTTCAGAAACTCCAATGACTGTCCCACAGAAATCACAACTTGAAGAcagttgcaaaacaaaacaagagtccACTGACAAAGAGATTGCCAAAGATCTTTCAAAAGATGAAAAGATCCACAAAGACAAAACAGAAAAGCCAGAGGGAGGAGAAGTCTCAGCAATGGCTGCAGATGCCCCCAAACCAACTACAGAGGAAAGAGCCATCCAGAAAGTTTCTGCTTGGGGGGAAGAAAAGGACATGACAAgggacgagagtgatgaggaggAAAGATCTGGCTTCCTGGATTGGCAGCCCTCCAAAGTATTAGATGATAGTAAACTTTATGCAGAGCAGGAAGATAAAATAGTTGTTCCAGACAAAGCAGTTGTTAGTGAAGCTAAAAAGTCATCTGATGGTCTCAAAGCAGAAGAAGAGACTGATCAAACTGGGGTCTCAGCAGTATTAGATACCAAAAAGGAAGAGCAGCAGAGCACAGAGACCCCCACTGGCAAGTTAAGCCATGAATCATTTCCTGAGAAACCAAAAGAACCTATAGATACAGCTCAGTTATCTAAAACAACAGAAAAAGCTCCTGATGCACCAAGGTTAACAAGTGAAAAGAGCCCATCTCATGAACTTTGTCAAGACAGAGCTGTTGAAAAGGATGCTAAGGAGGATACATTCCATATCTCAGATTCAGCTACTCATGAAATACAGGTAGAGGAGGATCGGTCAGGAATGTCAAAGTATTTTGAAACATCTGCTTTGAAAGAGGAAGCAACAAAAAGTGACATACAGCAGCAAGGCAGTGATTACTATGAACTTAGTGACACTAAGGAAAGTGCATATGAACTTTATCATGCAGATCCTCTAATATCTAAAAAGGAAGACAAGAAATTACAGCCAGAAACAGATCAACCGTCCGGTGTCCCTGCTCATGAAATAGGATATAGTACTCTTGCTCAGAGTTTTCCATCAGATAAGTCTGAGGAACCTAGCTCTCCACAGGAAAGGATGTTCACTATTGATCCCAAAGTGTATGGGGATAAGAGACAGATCCATAgtaaaaataaagatgatttgACTCTAAGCAGGAGCTTAGGACTTGGGGGAAGATCTGCAATAGAACAGAGGAGTATGTCAATTAACCTGCCAATGTCCTGTCTAGATTCTATAGCACTAGGATTCAGCTTTGGCCGTGCTCAGGATCTCTCTCCCCTCGCTTCAGATATTCTAACAAACACTAGTGGGAGCATGGATGAAGGTGATGATTACTTCCCAGCAACCACCCCAGCATTAGAGAGAGCCCCCTGTTTCCCAATAGATAgcacagaggaagatgaaaacatTGAGGAGGAAAAAGcaatggaagaagaaaatattcaGGTTGAATCCTTGTGTGAGTCACCCTTCCTGACTAAAGATTATTACAAAAATGGGGCTGTAATGGCCCCTGATTTGCCTGAAATGTTAGACCTAGCAGGCACAAGGTCTAGATTAGCTTCTGTGAGTGCTGATACAGATGTGGCACGAAGAAAATCTGTTCCTTCTGATGCTGTTGTAGAAGACAGTGGTGCGTCCCTGCCTCCTTTGACGGATGAAAACCACATAACTCTAAAAGCTGAAAGTCAGCTAGAAGACTTAGGCTACTGTGTTTTCAATAAGTACACAGTCCCACTACCTTCGCCAGTCCAGGACAGCGAGAGCTTAACCGGTGAAATCTGCCCCTTTTATGAAGGCAGGGATGAAAAAATGCAAAGAGGACTGGCAGCTGACCTCTCTTTGATAGAAGTGAAGTTGGCAGCAGCTGAAAAGTCTAAAGAAGAATTCAGCGGTGGAAAAGACCTGAGTCCAAACATCTCCAGTGACCCAACCGTTCTGGAAAGGGAGTTCGAGCAGGAGAAAAAAGGTTCTGATAAGCTAGATACTGTGCTGGAAAAAAGTGAGGAACAAGTTGATTCCAAAGAAATCTATTCCCTTGAAGATACAAAACATGAGAAAAAAAGGCCTGATGCAATTTTAGAAATGAAAGAAGAAGGTACGGTTGATAAACTTCATGTAGCTGGGCCAGAGAGTGACACTGCATATGACAAAGCATTAACAAAAGaggtaacaaaagaaaaagatctTGTTTCTTTACTGACTCAGAAGCAGGAAAAGTCTCTTAGCATGGTTCCAAAGGTAGCCGAGATAGAAACACCACACAGGCCAGACTACGATGCTATAAAACACGAGATGGATGTTGCTGCCAGGAAAGCTGACCAAGAATACCAGACTCAGCTACACACTGAGGTCAGTGAGTTTGCTGCCGCTGGTTCAAAGCAGGACACAGATTCCGTAAAAAAAGCAGAGCCTGAAGCCCAAgaagctcagcagcagcaaaaggactTGGCCTCTTTGCCCAAAGAACCGAAGGAGGCTGATGTTCTTTCAGCAACTGAGCCTAGTCAAATGAAGGACAGCACCAAACTGTCTGAGTCTGAAATTAAGGAGAAAGTGCCTAAGCCTGATCTGGTGCATCAGGAAGCAGTAGATAAAGAAGAATCTTACGAGTCTAGCGGAGAACATGATCAAATCCAAGAAGACTTAAGTGGAGAATCTTTGAAACCTGATGACGGCAAAACAGAACCTCAGAAACCACCTGTATCAGAAGAAGAGATTACATCACAATTGCCAAGGGAAGAGCCTTCCATCGAGCTTGCCATTTCAAAAGCTGACTCTGTGCAAGAAGACACAGCCGACATCCAAATGGAGAGCATACCACAGCCTAAAGAAGAAATTAAAGAGCCAACTCCAGACATAGCTGTGAGACCTGCAGAAACCACAGAGCAGCTACTGTGTGATTTAACATCTGagtctttaaaaagcaaagagcatgaagaaaaagaaggagaagaaaaagaagaagatgaTAAGCATCGACTCATGGCAGACATGCACCAAGAAATAGAGTTGGAAGCACCTGCTGGAAAAGAGTTGCCGACGGAGGCTGGCCCAGAGGAAGTGCCTGAACTGAAAGGAGTTATTGAGTCTGTTGTGACAATTGAGGACGACTTCATCACGGTGGTGCAGACAACTGTGGATGAGGGCGAATCTGCCTCTCACAGTGTGCGCTTTGCTGCCGCACAGCAGGAAGAAATGGAAAGAAGGGACTCCCTGCCTGAAGAGGAAGTGGAAATAGAGATGGAGGAACCCGCTGACATCCAGACAGAGCCCAAAGAGGGCTCGCCAGAAGCTCCTGCTTCACCCGAAAAGGAGGAGATCCTGCTAACCGATTACAAGACAGAGACATACGATGATTACAAAGATGAAACTACTATCGATGACTCCGTCATGGACACAGACAGCCTGTGGGCGGATACTCAAGGTGTGcattatcctttttttaaaaaatgtttttgcttccCAACAAACCATAAtgattaaaaagcaaaataataataataataattaataataataatttcagcACATTTCAGAAATGTTATAAAATAATCTGCCCTTTATTTTAAACGATCTGCTGTGTTTTCAAATTTCTTGCCCCTCCACCAAAGAATTGTTAACATTTGTTACTAATTTTCTGTTTGTTGTTATAATTTGCTCTGACCCTACAGATGATGATAGGAGCATCATGACAGAACAGTTAGAGACTGTTCCTAAAGAggagaaagcagagagagaattGCGAAGATCATCTCTCGATAagcataaaaaagaaaaaccttttaaaaCTGGGAGAGGCAGGATTTCTACTCCTGAAAGAAAAATAGCTAAAAAGGAACCTAGCACACTCTCCAGAGATGAAGTGAGAAGGAAAAAAGGTTCATTTAACACTCACTATTACCATATTTTTGCTGTTGTACAGTACTGCCAGGTTACTCTGTTGTAGAAGTTGAATGTCATGATAGTACTAACTAATACTATTTAATCAGACGTACAATTACGTCAAAACAAGGTGCTAGGCTCACCCCTCTGTTACTCCAGCTTTATGGCCATATGGCGGACAAGGCAACACATCTGGGATTAATGCATCACTCCTTCGCCTCTGCAAACTAATGAATTCATTAGTTCAGTCCAGTGCGACCTAAAGCATCAAACTGGAGGAACAGAGCAGTGGGTCTGGCCCATGGTTGATTTGTTGTCATGTAAAACTGTTTGGGCTTTTTTCCTGATTGTGTGCTTTTGTGTTTTCTTGTCCATAGCAGTGTATAAGAAAGCTGAACTTGCTAAAAAATCTGAAGTTCAGGCCCACTCTCCCTCCaggaaaatcattttaaaacctgCTATCAAATATACTAGACCAACTCATCTCTCCTGTGTTAAACGGAAGCAGACAGGTGACTGCGCTGTGTTCAGTTATGCAATGTGGCTGGCAAAcatagacacttttttttttaaatctcatggctGTAGCAgcttctctgtatttttattttcattttttctctgaGAATATCAACCTTCATGAATAATATCACTTTTCAGTGTTTTGTGTCATTCTTCTTTTTCGGCAtttctttatttctctgtttGTTTGGCAGAGGCCATGATCATGTATGCTTGTCATTGCTCGGCCCTCCAAGTGCCGTGATTGTATCTTGGCATTGTGCTTGAATGTGGTGTTGTAGGAATCTCtattttcattatttgtatttatttatttattttggggtgAATTTATATGGTGGGAAAGCGTTGACAGCGTAAGCCGTGGTGTACATATCCATTAGTTTGCTTTTTTCTCTCATGCATAATAAGAAGACTTGTATATTACTCATTTATACTTATCTGCATTGGCACTTCCAAATCTGTTACTGATGTTTATGACTTCAAGCCAAAACCCACAGGGAGAATCTGGAATGCAGAGTACGACGCTGAGAGAGAAGAAATCTGGGAGTCAAATGACGAATGCATTTCaagcaaaaatggttttcaaaatcTTAGTATTTGATAGGGGAAGATGAGAGAAAGACAACCAGTAGTTCTCACAATATCTAAATAGATATGTCATTATTCAGAAGACCAGAATTAGAACATCTTCACTCCAGACTCAGAGTATTATTCTTGATGCACTGTCACATTCGGGTGGAAAGAGAAGTATTggacttgtcttttttttttttttttaaagggatgggACATAATTTTCCTATAACACAGTTTGATACCTCCATGTACTGCAATGCAGttgcttcttatttacactggAGTAGGTGAGAGGAGAACCATGCCCCAATAGTTTACATTCAGGGtataatatttgaaaatggaaatatttttacgTTTCTTGGCTCAGAAGTTAAAAATTATGTTTATTACTTTGGTTAGCAAGATATAAATTAGAGTAGTCTCCAGTGTGCTCCAACTAGCTCCAGACCACAACTGGGAGAGTAAAGGTGGCTTAAACCCACTTCTGCCCCCCACTTCCTCTGCTCTTTCACAAAGCACAGCTTAATGAGTCCAGAAGATGTGACCCATAATTCAAAGATTCTTCAAAGAACCCAAAGTGTGTTGTGGGATTAGGGACTAGGTGGCACAAGTTGGTTTAATGCTTTAGTCCTTCACCTTTGCAGACTAGGTTTCATATCCTGCATTGGtcataaattaatttttaactattTGGCATGATTTGATTGCAATTTAGGGAGGCTTAGGGCTAAAACAATGAGGTGTTTCTTCACGGCATAAAGCATTTGCTTTATAGATTTACAATCTTGCTAATATCCACACCTCTTTCTTACGTATACTGCTATTGTTCCCTCCCATGGGCTACCACTAACcctcaaaaaaaaatttcttcctaTGGCCTTCTAGTCAGAATTGAGGTGTGCCAGTAGAAAAACATGGGGAAGCCTGCCCATCGCTTAGACACACTCATTCTGGCCCTAGGTAGTGCTATCTGCCCCTCATGTAATGTATAAAGGAATTcactcaaattaaaaacaaacccaacaaatAGCGAAAGTGGAAAATATAATTTAAGGACAAACTCCAAATTTATTCAAGCAGTAAGAGTTGAGATCAAATAAAAATCCCTCGTCCAAAACATCAGCAAACTTTGAGAGAGTTCTGAATCAGATTAAATTTCATGGCCTTTATAATGGGTTGAACCAGAACCCCAGATCTGAAATTTGGGATAATTTTGGTCTGGAACTGAACTTTGAGGTTTGGGCTCATCTGTAAAGCAGACGAACATGAACCAATCACTGAATGAACAGAAAGTCCCCACAACCTAACATTGGCACATCCTCAAGACAGCTGAAAAATCACAAGACAGCACACAGAAAgcctggttttctttttcctccccttttctgTATCAGTGCAGTCACTCCAGTGATTGCTGCTGCGGGGGGTAAGGGGGCATAGAAGGATATTTCATAGACTTGTCCCCTGGGGTGTAGGCATTCAGGATTAAATATGCACACCCATCAGGTGCACCTAACCAACACAGGGTCTGGACCCATCCCCAGGCATCTTCAGGATCTGGGAGCTGGAGCGGGACGTATATTTTCCTAGCTGAATGGCGTAAACCAAGAAGTCTGTTTTCCATTCTTCCTTTTTGATGAATGTAAAACAGTTTGTTTGAGGCTAGTgtctactcccattgaaatcagtgtaagCTTTCTTTTTGGTTTTAGTGAGAGCTGAATTGGATGCCTAGCCACAAATGCCTCAGAGTGTAACTTGGAGCACATTCCGAGCAGCAAAAACTTCCATGTTAGCCTTTTctgaacattaaaaatgaaacttgTCCAAAGAGCAATCGTGTGGGACACAGGTGTCTCCATTaaaaagtcaggtttcagagtaacagccgtgttagtctgtattcgcaa
This window contains:
- the MAP2 gene encoding microtubule-associated protein 2 isoform X2; the encoded protein is MADERKDEAKAPHWTSSQLTEASSHPHSPEIKEQAGAGAGLVRSANGFPYREDEEAGYGERGQQGTYSRTKENGINGELSTGDRETAEEVSARIVQVVTAEAVAVLKGEQEKEAQHKDQPGPLPLAVEESANLPPSPPPSPASEQTGTLAEEETVESRMAEEEKPAALPGKELGKESGPAEPSEQTASRLDSGSEAKVYHEDSVPSVAPSGKSLTVIEEVPLKAKIPSLAEEDLLTASKMEIRDQEGTGPFTAEPLDTKERESEKDSKTGEQSKHDALVPQPAKTETLDKREARGKEEEKMHTTVSGQTLDADLQKKGEVSFADPGADSTAEPLVSQGHRDLSADLPKESKTDGRSTDTQIPSSQAIPLKYKDDFTDSQKSNLALLASESRIDVSGAAKSEPPSETPMTVPQKSQLEDSCKTKQESTDKEIAKDLSKDEKIHKDKTEKPEGGEVSAMAADAPKPTTEERAIQKVSAWGEEKDMTRDESDEEERSGFLDWQPSKVLDDSKLYAEQEDKIVVPDKAVVSEAKKSSDGLKAEEETDQTGVSAVLDTKKEEQQSTETPTGKLSHESFPEKPKEPIDTAQLSKTTEKAPDAPRLTSEKSPSHELCQDRAVEKDAKEDTFHISDSATHEIQVEEDRSGMSKYFETSALKEEATKSDIQQQGSDYYELSDTKESAYELYHADPLISKKEDKKLQPETDQPSGVPAHEIGYSTLAQSFPSDKSEEPSSPQERMFTIDPKVYGDKRQIHSKNKDDLTLSRSLGLGGRSAIEQRSMSINLPMSCLDSIALGFSFGRAQDLSPLASDILTNTSGSMDEGDDYFPATTPALERAPCFPIDSTEEDENIEEEKAMEEENIQVESLCESPFLTKDYYKNGAVMAPDLPEMLDLAGTRSRLASVSADTDVARRKSVPSDAVVEDSGASLPPLTDENHITLKAESQLEDLGYCVFNKYTVPLPSPVQDSESLTGEICPFYEGRDEKMQRGLAADLSLIEVKLAAAEKSKEEFSGGKDLSPNISSDPTVLEREFEQEKKGSDKLDTVLEKSEEQVDSKEIYSLEDTKHEKKRPDAILEMKEEGTVDKLHVAGPESDTAYDKALTKEVTKEKDLVSLLTQKQEKSLSMVPKVAEIETPHRPDYDAIKHEMDVAARKADQEYQTQLHTEVSEFAAAGSKQDTDSVKKAEPEAQEAQQQQKDLASLPKEPKEADVLSATEPSQMKDSTKLSESEIKEKVPKPDLVHQEAVDKEESYESSGEHDQIQEDLSGESLKPDDGKTEPQKPPVSEEEITSQLPREEPSIELAISKADSVQEDTADIQMESIPQPKEEIKEPTPDIAVRPAETTEQLLCDLTSESLKSKEHEEKEGEEKEEDDKHRLMADMHQEIELEAPAGKELPTEAGPEEVPELKGVIESVVTIEDDFITVVQTTVDEGESASHSVRFAAAQQEEMERRDSLPEEEVEIEMEEPADIQTEPKEGSPEAPASPEKEEILLTDYKTETYDDYKDETTIDDSVMDTDSLWADTQDDDRSIMTEQLETVPKEEKAERELRRSSLDKHKKEKPFKTGRGRISTPERKIAKKEPSTLSRDEVRRKKAVYKKAELAKKSEVQAHSPSRKIILKPAIKYTRPTHLSCVKRKQTAAGGETNQAPGVFKQAKEKLSTSSLSKIPASKSRAKSLLPPRPSSACSLTTKRATFLDTDSYLVRPSSAGPRDCLPYSKSDAKDGITKSPEKRSSLPRPSSILPTRRGISGDRDRDENSFSFNSSISSSVRRTTRSEPIRRTGKSGTSTPTTPGSTAITPGTPPSYSSRTPGTPGTPSYSRTPHTPGTPKSAILVPTEKKVAIIRTPPKSPATPKQLRLINQPLPDLKNVRSKIGSTDNIRYQPKGGQVRILNKKIDFSDIQSRCGSKDNIKHSAGGGNIQIVTKKIDLSHVTSKCGSLKNIRHRPGGGRVKIESVKLDFKEKAHAKVGSLENAHHTPGGGNIKIDSQKLNFREHAKARVDHGAEIITQSPGRSSVPSPRRLSNVSSSGSINLLESPQLATLAEDVTAALAKQGL
- the MAP2 gene encoding microtubule-associated protein 2 isoform X1; translated protein: MADERKDEAKAPHWTSSQLTEASSHPHSPEIKEQAGAGAGLVRSANGFPYREDEEAGYGERGQQGTYSRTKENGINGELSTGDRETAEEVSARIVQVVTAEAVAVLKGEQEKEAQHKDQPGPLPLAVEESANLPPSPPPSPASEQTGTLAEEEETVESRMAEEEKPAALPGKELGKESGPAEPSEQTASRLDSGSEAKVYHEDSVPSVAPSGKSLTVIEEVPLKAKIPSLAEEDLLTASKMEIRDQEGTGPFTAEPLDTKERESEKDSKTGEQSKHDALVPQPAKTETLDKREARGKEEEKMHTTVSGQTLDADLQKKGEVSFADPGADSTAEPLVSQGHRDLSADLPKESKTDGRSTDTQIPSSQAIPLKYKDDFTDSQKSNLALLASESRIDVSGAAKSEPPSETPMTVPQKSQLEDSCKTKQESTDKEIAKDLSKDEKIHKDKTEKPEGGEVSAMAADAPKPTTEERAIQKVSAWGEEKDMTRDESDEEERSGFLDWQPSKVLDDSKLYAEQEDKIVVPDKAVVSEAKKSSDGLKAEEETDQTGVSAVLDTKKEEQQSTETPTGKLSHESFPEKPKEPIDTAQLSKTTEKAPDAPRLTSEKSPSHELCQDRAVEKDAKEDTFHISDSATHEIQVEEDRSGMSKYFETSALKEEATKSDIQQQGSDYYELSDTKESAYELYHADPLISKKEDKKLQPETDQPSGVPAHEIGYSTLAQSFPSDKSEEPSSPQERMFTIDPKVYGDKRQIHSKNKDDLTLSRSLGLGGRSAIEQRSMSINLPMSCLDSIALGFSFGRAQDLSPLASDILTNTSGSMDEGDDYFPATTPALERAPCFPIDSTEEDENIEEEKAMEEENIQVESLCESPFLTKDYYKNGAVMAPDLPEMLDLAGTRSRLASVSADTDVARRKSVPSDAVVEDSGASLPPLTDENHITLKAESQLEDLGYCVFNKYTVPLPSPVQDSESLTGEICPFYEGRDEKMQRGLAADLSLIEVKLAAAEKSKEEFSGGKDLSPNISSDPTVLEREFEQEKKGSDKLDTVLEKSEEQVDSKEIYSLEDTKHEKKRPDAILEMKEEGTVDKLHVAGPESDTAYDKALTKEVTKEKDLVSLLTQKQEKSLSMVPKVAEIETPHRPDYDAIKHEMDVAARKADQEYQTQLHTEVSEFAAAGSKQDTDSVKKAEPEAQEAQQQQKDLASLPKEPKEADVLSATEPSQMKDSTKLSESEIKEKVPKPDLVHQEAVDKEESYESSGEHDQIQEDLSGESLKPDDGKTEPQKPPVSEEEITSQLPREEPSIELAISKADSVQEDTADIQMESIPQPKEEIKEPTPDIAVRPAETTEQLLCDLTSESLKSKEHEEKEGEEKEEDDKHRLMADMHQEIELEAPAGKELPTEAGPEEVPELKGVIESVVTIEDDFITVVQTTVDEGESASHSVRFAAAQQEEMERRDSLPEEEVEIEMEEPADIQTEPKEGSPEAPASPEKEEILLTDYKTETYDDYKDETTIDDSVMDTDSLWADTQDDDRSIMTEQLETVPKEEKAERELRRSSLDKHKKEKPFKTGRGRISTPERKIAKKEPSTLSRDEVRRKKAVYKKAELAKKSEVQAHSPSRKIILKPAIKYTRPTHLSCVKRKQTAAGGETNQAPGVFKQAKEKLSTSSLSKIPASKSRAKSLLPPRPSSACSLTTKRATFLDTDSYLVRPSSAGPRDCLPYSKSDAKDGITKSPEKRSSLPRPSSILPTRRGISGDRDRDENSFSFNSSISSSVRRTTRSEPIRRTGKSGTSTPTTPGSTAITPGTPPSYSSRTPGTPGTPSYSRTPHTPGTPKSAILVPTEKKVAIIRTPPKSPATPKQLRLINQPLPDLKNVRSKIGSTDNIRYQPKGGQVRILNKKIDFSDIQSRCGSKDNIKHSAGGGNIQIVTKKIDLSHVTSKCGSLKNIRHRPGGGRVKIESVKLDFKEKAHAKVGSLENAHHTPGGGNIKIDSQKLNFREHAKARVDHGAEIITQSPGRSSVPSPRRLSNVSSSGSINLLESPQLATLAEDVTAALAKQGL